A DNA window from Chryseobacterium sp. MEBOG06 contains the following coding sequences:
- a CDS encoding TolC family protein has translation MNKRKIYQYAGLAVVLLSLTACKPIAIEQRAENKTVPEKYGSAENDTTNTGKLKWNEYFSDPNLQALINQALQNNQELNIVLQEIEMSKNEINARKGEYLPSVGLKAGAGVDKVSRYTNIGAMEANTEIEPGKEMPDPMFDFGVGLQAKWETDIWGKLHNATRAQVQRYLAGIEGKNFMVTHLISEIADSYYELLALDNELVILNQNIKIQKDALEIIKELKKNARSNELAVQRFEAQVLKTQGMQYDIQQKIVEAENRINYLVGRFPQPIERSKDSFDSVIPQTVYGGIPSELLENRPDIKQAEYELAATKLDIKAAKARFYPSLDLAAGVGLQAFNPTYIIKPESFLFSLAGELTAPLINRRAIKAAYYNANAKQIQAVYHYEQTVLGAYIEVANQLSKIHNLENSVDIKTKEVNALTKSIDISNDLFKYARADYMEVLLTQRDALESKFELVEKKVNQLKASVAVYRALGGGWDQNPLTVPDINKR, from the coding sequence ATGAATAAAAGAAAAATATACCAATATGCAGGTCTGGCAGTCGTCTTGTTAAGCCTTACTGCCTGCAAACCTATAGCTATAGAACAACGTGCCGAAAATAAAACCGTTCCCGAGAAATACGGTTCGGCAGAAAACGATACAACCAATACCGGAAAACTGAAGTGGAATGAATATTTCAGTGATCCGAATCTTCAGGCATTAATCAATCAGGCGCTCCAGAACAATCAGGAACTGAACATTGTGCTTCAGGAAATTGAAATGTCTAAAAATGAAATCAATGCCCGCAAAGGGGAATACCTTCCTTCCGTGGGTCTGAAAGCCGGAGCAGGTGTGGATAAAGTAAGCCGCTATACCAATATTGGGGCAATGGAGGCTAATACTGAGATAGAACCCGGAAAAGAGATGCCAGATCCCATGTTTGATTTTGGAGTCGGACTACAGGCCAAATGGGAAACGGATATCTGGGGAAAGCTTCATAATGCTACAAGGGCTCAGGTACAGAGATACCTTGCGGGTATTGAAGGAAAGAATTTTATGGTTACCCATCTTATCTCGGAAATCGCAGATTCCTATTATGAATTGCTGGCACTGGATAATGAACTGGTTATTTTAAATCAGAATATCAAAATTCAGAAGGATGCCCTGGAAATCATAAAAGAATTAAAAAAGAATGCCCGTTCCAACGAACTTGCTGTACAAAGATTTGAAGCCCAGGTACTGAAAACACAGGGAATGCAGTACGATATTCAGCAGAAAATTGTAGAGGCAGAAAATAGGATCAATTATCTTGTCGGAAGATTTCCCCAGCCTATAGAGCGGTCTAAAGATTCTTTTGATTCTGTAATCCCTCAGACCGTATATGGCGGAATTCCATCCGAGCTTTTAGAAAACCGACCGGACATCAAGCAGGCAGAATATGAACTCGCAGCCACAAAACTGGATATTAAAGCTGCAAAGGCAAGGTTCTATCCTTCTCTTGATCTTGCTGCGGGAGTGGGTTTACAGGCATTTAATCCTACTTATATTATTAAACCGGAGTCTTTCCTGTTCTCTCTTGCAGGAGAGCTTACCGCTCCTTTGATTAACAGAAGAGCTATAAAAGCAGCGTATTACAATGCCAACGCCAAACAGATCCAGGCGGTTTACCATTATGAACAGACGGTTTTGGGAGCTTATATCGAAGTTGCCAATCAGTTGTCTAAAATTCATAATCTTGAAAACAGCGTAGACATCAAAACCAAAGAGGTAAATGCTTTGACAAAGTCTATTGACATTTCCAATGATTTGTTCAAATATGCGCGTGCCGATTATATGGAAGTTCTGCTGACACAAAGGGATGCCCTGGAGTCTAAGTTTGAACTGGTAGAGAAAAAAGTAAATCAGCTTAAGGCTAGTGTTGCTGTATACAGAGCACTGGGTGGCGGCTGGGATCAGAATCCTCTTACCGTTCCCGATATTAATAAAAGATAA